The Camelina sativa cultivar DH55 chromosome 16, Cs, whole genome shotgun sequence sequence tatagtaaaaagaaatttatacagacAAGTGATCAAAGTACGaaaaggtttaatgtgttataactagtgattaacataatgtaagaaaaatagGATAATCAAAAACTAgttttcagttatttttttaagaattatgttttattagttttagtttttataaaatattaagtaaggtaTAAACTTGATACAATgcacttttttttatatgaaaattataaattttattcattGGGATTGAGTAAAATCTAAATCTGgtgtttaaaagaaaatcaaatgaaataaaattaatattttgaatacaattttaaattttatatttttttatatacacgTTAATGCGCGGGCATATTCTAGTATGATAATAAAATTCAATTCCGTGCACAAATTCACTTgcattcttgattttttttttaaatgtaatggGGCAAACGGTTGGGGTAAAAAAACTAATCGTTTTGCCATTTCTCCTAATgcaattgttttaattttaggttTATGGGTTGGCTTTAGATAGATGTGGGCCAAAATTTATTACTCtctgttttaattaatttatttttgagctttttattcatattaaaaattgattataaatgcattattttttctatgatttataaatttgtatAGCTCTAAAGTCTTAGAAAACCAATAGTATTCAATTatatttcttgaagtttacaattCATCAATAATAAGTTACTAAATAATATTACCTACAATACCTAAAAGATCTATCTTtctgaaaccaaaattttcctataaaagaagaaagaaacaaatttttgtgtattaaacaacacattattaatttatgaactTTAAGGAGTTGAATATCTAAATATGAATCAGTAATTATGATTTAAACAGCAATGTTTAACATTAAAACTAAATCCAGTGAAGGAAGGAAAAGTTACTTCGATTGATGATATCCTCATCGAATATCTAACAAACGTTCTAAATAAAGTTCTCAAACTTTGGAACAAAACTTAAGAAGAGGAACTGTGTCTTCCCAAATCAACTCCAAGACAAAAGACTCATGCATCTTAACGCCGTGAACCTCACAGAAGCCTTTTGAACCTTTTCCTAAACTCATTGTCCCTCTATTGTCCATCAGTAGTGACGTCCGCCATCTTGAACCATATATGTCAAGCATTGTTATCTTTCCTGCTTTGTTGATTCCATTCGCCTTCATGAATTCTAGCGGAAGATTCTGTGATACCATTTTCACATTATATAGAAAGAGTATAtgtagaaacaaaaaacaaaacagagttttctTCTGGAACTTACAAGTTTACTTGCAGGTGTAAGTGTTAAAGTCACAAGCCGGTTTTGGCCTGTTGAGTTATTCCCTTGTGCGGAAGCATATTCTTGTTTAATAGCTTGTGAATGTTTTCTTTGCCTTATATCTTCATCGGTAGGTTCTGCAATGCTAGCTTTAAAGCAGTTCCCTTGCGTTGAGTCATCGCGGTAATCTTCTAAGCCAAGAAACTCTGCTTTGGTTGCCTTTAAACACTTTCCTTGCCTTGTGTCACTGCTAGGCTCTGCTAAGGAAAAGCCTActtcatttatttgtttgattttttgtttcttgaaagcATAAAAAGGTAACACAACTTACCAAGTTTGTGCCTATCTTCACTGTACATAGGGAACTCTCGTAGCACAGGTATTTCTTGATTCTGGACTAATTTGAATATGAACCAGTCTCCGGGTTTCTTATCATTAGCTACACAGAAACTTCTCCAGCCTCTTGTCGTTAAAAACCGGCCTGAATACGCCTCGTGTTTCACGTCTATCTTCCATGATTCTCCCTCTTCATTCATTAGAAGCATCTGAAATTTCTTCAACAAACCATTTGACAATACGAACTTCTTCGGAAGATACTGCAGTTTAAGTATAGTCATCATGAGATATATGATCAACACACCTCTCactgaaataaaaatcaaaataggtAGGGAGTAATATGGAAAAAACATAACCATTCTATCGCGCCATAGATTTGAAGTTGTGACACTGGCCACAAAACTAGAACAGTCGTCTGGTgaataatcttcttcttttcgacTCTTCTTTCTTGGAACGTTCTCTGTATCAACCGTTGAATCTGATGAAGtagtttataaataattaacgGAATATGCAAATAAACTTACCAAGTTTTTCTCGATCTTCACTGTCCATGGGGAACAACTGGAGCACtggtgtttttttattttggaccAATTTAAATGCCATCTTGTCTCCAGGTTTCTTCCCATTAGCAACACAGAACCTTCTCCAGCCTCTTCTCATGTTAAACCGACCTGAAGGATATGCCTCGTGTCTCAAGTCTATAGTCCATGATTCTCCTTCTTCATTCATTAAAACAATCTTCAATTTGTTCTTCAGACCATTTGACCTTGCGAACTCTTTCGGAAGATACTGCAAATGTCGCCACAAGTTAAGTAACGAGTTCAATATGATTAAAACACCTATCACACCAcgcaaatcaaaattttaatgtatAAAGTAAGGTCTTAAGGAGTAATAAGAAAGTAACATAACCACTGTGTCACGCCTTAGGTTCGAAGCCGTGACAGTGGTAACAAAACAAGAATCTAGTGAATGGTCTGGTGTAGAATCTGCAGCCTCTCTCTTTAGActctttttcttaattgaaaCCTTCTCTGTGACTGTATCACAAAGCTTCTCTGTTGATAGATTGATTAAGCaaagctcagaatcattctaaATGTGGTAATAATAgctaatatgaaaattaattaacgTTACCCTTTTTATCTTCTCTGTATTGAATCTCGCAACAACTTGGTCCTAAAGCCGAGACATGGAACACCAACTCTCCTTCATGTCTGAAAACGACAATGTCACCGACTCGTAGATCATGTGCGATGGCGAAATCATCCCAACCGTGAGAAAGTCTCCGGCCGTCGATCTTTACTTCCCATGTTGTCTCGGATGAGTCTGATCTGAGCTCAGCCGTATTTCCTTCGTTACTTCCCACTAAATACTTCAAGAAGAAGGCCACAGGAATGTCCTGAAACAGTATGCAAGAAGATAAatgatttagaatttagaaacaGAAACAACTTGGTCcgagagagataaagaaacagagagagagatggaataCGAGATGGTTGGTGAAATCGGGAAGAAGGGGTTGGAAGAAATGTGGGTTGATCGGTGAATAGAGAGGTTGATTCACCATAttcccttttttcttgtttttggtcataaatttttctttttctacgcATAGAGGAGACGAGTAATAACAACTTTGTCTTTGGCCCCTATAGTGtctcaagaaaaacaaaaacaaaacatttctcAGCCTTTTTCTGATAAGTAATGTCAAGAAAAACCTTTATCagctttttctaaaaaaataattgtttccGAAAAACGAACAAGTTTTGACTAAGAACAGTGACATAATGTTTGTAAAGACTTATTAGATTGATTCGACGACNaaaaaaaaaaaaaaaaaaaaaagacttagaTTGATTCTGGAAAATATTCATTAAATAAACTTAGCAAAAATGTCCATTATcaataaataaagtaaatattgagaaccatttatttataaaaagaaattgtttgGATGAACTTTGTTTAAATATACTTTCAACAACATGCAGGCTGTAGCCAACAACAGATGATGAAGTTTCGAAGTAAGGGAAAacattcaagtttttttttttttttttgattaaagagGGCTTATAATACGTTCAAGTTTGCTTTTCGTTAACTTTAAGGaaatgatttttattgtaagactagaaataatttttatacGTCTTCACATTAAAATCGGGCGGggggagaaaaaaaatgttctatACTTATAAgtttgggaaaaatgtcattaaaatcccgAAGTtagcattttcgttgatttaaatcatgaaatctaaaaatgttgaaacaaatcatcaaccttttgttgacttatatttaAATCACGAAGTCTTGTTGGCTTCGTCGTTCGAAGCACATCGTTAACTGGTCAAATGGAGATATTAAACGGGGTTTATTATCTGTTAAACAGTTCCGTTAGTTTTTCGTTATCTCCTTTAATCTAATCGAATATTCCTCACAAAAtccccaaaatcacaaaatcccCAAAATCACGAACCCTAATTTTCGATTCAGATGAGTTCTAGCTCGGAGACATCGGTGGTTGCTTCGTCCAACCGTGGAGTGCCATCCAAGTGCATTTGTGGAGCCGGTGTGAGGATCTTTACATCGAGAACCGAAGAAAATCCTGGTCGACCGTTCTTCCGTTGTTTAACCAAAAGAGATCCAAGCTCGTGgacaaacaaaagagatgtaAGTAGTCATTGGTATGTTCAATGTTAATTATATGTGCAATGGTAATCAATGGTGTTTGTTTTTGCAACAGGGACACTTGTTTAAGTTGGTCGAGGAGGCGGTGTATGAGGAAGTTGAAGATGCATTACCAAAACTAGGACTTATGGCGAATGAGATCGTGAAAACGAAATCCCAGGTTAATGAGTTGACTGCTGCTTTACTAGAGTTGAAGGAAGAAGCATTGTGGAGCAAAGTGGAAATCCGCAAGTTCAGAACGTTATTGAAagtgtgttttgtgtgtgttgtttgtatTTGTGTTGTCTCAATTGGCATTGCTTACCTAGTGATTGGTAAAGCACAACAAATGAAGTTTGTTCTCGGTTATTAGTGTGTGTTCCTTGAtgagtgtgtttgttttgtttggtgtaATGGTATGTATGTTTAGTATTTGATGCCAAAAGAGAATGGTTTGTATGTGTATCTTTGGTATTAATTCAACAAACTTTCTCCATTCGGGTTTGTATGTTTAAGAATCAACACAAGAACAAAGTAGGAATTTAACTTAAAAAAGCATCCATGTttagacaacaaaagaaaacacatccaTGTTTAGCAACAAACCAAAGCATCAAACCCATGTttagacaacaaaacaaaacacatccatgtttagacaacaaaacaaaacacaaccaaaTACATGGAAGCCAATACACCAAAAAACTTAAACACCCGCAAACTGCAACAGCTTATCTAGAGCATTCAAACCATGGACTCCAGCATCCTAGTCCTTGTGCACGTGGTGGAGCTTCAGGAGCTTCCCACTGTGTTGATGCACTCGTCTGTGTTGAAGCCCTCCTCCGTGTTGATGCCCTCCTCTGTGTTGTTTGCCTCCTCTGTAAGGGTTCTGCTCCTCCTTGTGATCCTCCAACAGATGGTTGTGAAGCTGGTTGTAAAGCTGGTTGTGAAGCTGGTCCTTAAGAGCCTTGTTCCCAGGTTTGTCCTTGGCCAAACAATACATTCCTTGGTTCCTGATTCAAAAATTTACAAGTGATATGTCGTAAGTCATAAAAATGTATAAGTCCTAATCATCACAtcgaaaaaaatatgaatacaaCAAACCTGATTCTTCCTTGGACGACCCCTTGGTCTTGCAGCTGGAGCTTCAACAGTCGGGTTTATACAAGATAACCTATTGTGTCCTTCTTGTTTACAGTTGCTACAAGTCATGACTCTTTCGTTGTTTGCCACTCGTGTGTTGCTTGATGAAGATGAACTTTCATACATCCCTTTTCTCCTAGCATGGTTATTTGGTCGACCTGGATTTCCTTTCCTCCATGGTGGTGGCAAGACTCCCAATCTGTTCATTCGAGGCCATTCCAACTGATCTTGAACAGGCTGAATACCATCTTTATAGCTTGCCCGCCACATTCTTGTTGTGTACCAGTTAACAACATAATCTTGAACTTTCTGTTTTTTAGCTATGATCACAGAAGCAGCATGGACACAAGGAATACCAGTCATCTGCCACTTAATGCATCCACAGGTAAGTGCATTCATATCAACAGAATAAGACTCATCATGCAACTCTACCTCATGTTGATTGTCCCTAGCCATGCTTCTGATGCAAAACTGAGACCCTTCTATCATACGCTCTATCTCCAAATGAGCTCTCTTAGTGAACCTTGTCTTCAATCTTCCTGCAATGATATGCCTCTTCTCATTCCGCACCATACATTGCCTCCTTATATCCTCAAGCATTTCTAGTAAAGGCTTCCTCCTAGCTTGGCGTATGGTTCTATTAAAAGACTCACTGAGGTTGTTCAAGTTATCATTGCAATGCGTACCTACTCTGAAGAAGGCTCTAGACCATGTCATCGGACTGGTGCGTAGAAGCGAATTAAATGCACATGTCATCGGACTGGTGCCTATTGTCTCCATCTCTTCCAACAGCAGCCAAGAGATGTCCCTTGATGTCCCGTTTCAGAAGGGCACCATCTACTCCGATTATGGGTCTACATGTCTCCTTCCAAGTATCCCTTTGTGAtttaaaacatacaaataaCCGATAGAACCTTTGTAAGCTCCCAACTGTCGGACCAGGAATAGTCTCAATCTCAAAAACAGTTCTTGGATTTGATCTCTTAATCTCTGCTTGATAATCCCATATCCGTGAAAAATGCTCTTGATGACCAGCCTTTGCTTCTCGCctcactttgtctttaccttaGAACATTGTTCTTCACTAACTTCTAGATTGTATTCTCTCTTAATCTCTGCTTGCATCTCTCTCGGTCTGATCTTTGGATTCTGTCTCAACCTATCCGCAAACAACCAAGCTATCGTTCCTCGCTTTAACATGTGACTATACCCTGATCTCACACATACATGCTTACTCTCGTATACCTTTATTTGcatcttgtgtttcttcttattgTAAGAGCAGTAGCATCTCCACAAACACTTGACCTTAGGATCAGTATTAGCACATTTTGCACCAATCTTCAAAGACTGCGATCTATACAGCTTAATGTCGTATCTAGTCTTCAGGGAATATCTGAGCACAGCTATCTTGAACTCCTCTGGTGAACTAAACGTTTTCCCCAACTCGAGCTGCACTTCAGGATCTTCGACTTCTACATGGTCTTCATTATCCTCGCCTTGGCCATTATCTTCGTCTTCACTTTCTGACAAAGGGTCAGGTATCTTCTCGTCATCAAAGATATCATCTCCACTGTCGTTATCAGTctcgtcttcctcttctctcgcACCCTCTCCAAACTCTGCTTCGAAGTCCTCGCAAAATAGTTCTTCTACACCAACACggtttccatcttcttcttcaaagactTGGTTTCTATCATCCTGGTTACCCTCTTCCTCTTCAGCAGCCTCGTACCCAACATCATCACAATCTTCATCGCCAACCACATCACAATCATCTCCACTTTGAGCACCTAAATCT is a genomic window containing:
- the LOC104752112 gene encoding B3 domain-containing protein REM10-like isoform X2 translates to MTKNKKKGNMVNQPLYSPINPHFFQPLLPDFTNHLDIPVAFFLKYLVGSNEGNTAELRSDSSETTWEVKIDGRRLSHGWDDFAIAHDLRVGDIVVFRHEGELVFHVSALGPSCCEIQYREDKKEKLCDTVTEKVSIKKKSLKREAADSTPDHSLDSCFVTTVTASNLRRDTVYLPKEFARSNGLKNKLKIVLMNEEGESWTIDLRHEAYPSGRFNMRRGWRRFCVANGKKPGDKMAFKLVQNKKTPVLQLFPMDSEDREKLENVPRKKSRKEEDYSPDDCSSFVASVTTSNLWRDRMYLPKKFVLSNGLLKKFQMLLMNEEGESWKIDVKHEAYSGRFLTTRGWRSFCVANDKKPGDWFIFKLVQNQEIPVLREFPMYSEDRHKLEPSSDTRQGKCLKATKAEFLGLEDYRDDSTQGNCFKASIAEPTDEDIRQRKHSQAIKQEYASAQGNNSTGQNRLVTLTLTPASKLNLPLEFMKANGINKAGKITMLDIYGSRWRTSLLMDNRGTMSLGKGSKGFCEVHGVKMHESFVLELIWEDTVPLLKFCSKV
- the LOC104753967 gene encoding uncharacterized protein LOC104753967 produces the protein METIGTSPMTCAFNSLLRTSPMTWSRAFFRVGTHCNDNLNNLSESFNRTIRQARRKPLLEMLEDIRRQCMVRNEKRHIIAGRLKTRFTKRAHLEIERMIEGSQFCIRSMARDNQHEVELHDESYSVDMNALTCGCIKWQMTGIPCVHAASVIIAKKQKVQDYVVNWYTTRMWRASYKDGIQPVQDQLEWPRMNRLGVLPPPWRKGNPGRPNNHARRKGMYESSSSSSNTRVANNERVMTCSNCKQEGHNRLSCINPTVEAPAARPRGRPRKNQEPRNVLFGQGQTWEQGS
- the LOC104752112 gene encoding B3 domain-containing protein REM10-like isoform X1 produces the protein MTKNKKKGNMVNQPLYSPINPHFFQPLLPDFTNHLDIPVAFFLKYLVGSNEGNTAELRSDSSETTWEVKIDGRRLSHGWDDFAIAHDLRVGDIVVFRHEGELVFHVSALGPSCCEIQYREDKKEKLCDTVTEKVSIKKKSLKREAADSTPDHSLDSCFVTTVTASNLRRDTVYLPKEFARSNGLKNKLKIVLMNEEGESWTIDLRHEAYPSGRFNMRRGWRRFCVANGKKPGDKMAFKLVQNKKTPVLQLFPMDSEDREKLDSTVDTENVPRKKSRKEEDYSPDDCSSFVASVTTSNLWRDRMYLPKKFVLSNGLLKKFQMLLMNEEGESWKIDVKHEAYSGRFLTTRGWRSFCVANDKKPGDWFIFKLVQNQEIPVLREFPMYSEDRHKLEPSSDTRQGKCLKATKAEFLGLEDYRDDSTQGNCFKASIAEPTDEDIRQRKHSQAIKQEYASAQGNNSTGQNRLVTLTLTPASKLNLPLEFMKANGINKAGKITMLDIYGSRWRTSLLMDNRGTMSLGKGSKGFCEVHGVKMHESFVLELIWEDTVPLLKFCSKV